One window of Fusarium keratoplasticum isolate Fu6.1 chromosome 2, whole genome shotgun sequence genomic DNA carries:
- a CDS encoding Acetyl-CoA C-acetyltransferase → MSSTQLRSAGRLAQLAGHVNGARQFSTRPALRKELQDAYILSAARTPTAKFNGSFLSVSAPKLGAVAIKSALEKSKVPVEKITDVYMGNVLQGSVGQAPARQAVIFAGLPKEVEATTINKVCASGLKAVSLAAQNIQLGLAEAQIAGGMENMSQVPYYVPRASGLPAFGHVKMEDGLIKDGLTDVYDQFHMGNCAENTVKNHNITREQQDEYAIQSYRNAQKAWADKAFADEIAPVTVKTRKGEIVVDTDEGFNDVKFDKVPTLKPAFVRDGTGTVTAANSSTLNDGASALVLGNKAIAQQYGSGSRVLAKICGYADAATSPIDFPVAPAKAVPIALERAGITKDQVAIWEFNEAFASVILANSKILGLEGAKVNPLGGAISLGHALGSSGSRILTTLLHQLKPGEYGVAAICNGGGAATALVVQRIESV, encoded by the exons ATGTCCTCTACTCAGCTTAGATCCGCCGGCCGGCTTGCCCAGCTTGCTGGACATGTGAACGGGGCGCGACAGTTTTCTACTCGGCCAGCTCTGCGCAAGGAACTGCAGGATGCTTACATCTTGAGTGCTGCGCGCACTCCTACAGCCAAG TTCAATGGCTCCTTCTTGTCAGTGTCAGCGCCCAAGCTCGGTGCCGTCGCCATCAAGTCGGCCCTCGAAAAGTCCAAGGTCCCCGTCGAGAAGATCACCGACGTCTACATGGGCAACGTCCTTCAGGGTTCTGTTGGCCAAGCGCCCGCACGACAGGCCGTCATCTTCGCCGGCCTCCCCAAGGAAGTCGAGGCGACCACGATCAACAAGGTGTGCGCATCTGGTCTCAAGGCCGTCAGCCTGGCCGCCCAGAACATCCAGCTGGGACTTGCCGAGGCTCAGATTGCTGGTGGTATGGAGAACATGTCCCAGGTGCCCTACTATGTGCCCCGCGCAAGTGGGCTCCCCGCTTTCGGCCATGTGAAGATGGAGGACGGTCTTATCAAGGACGGCCTGACCGATGTATACGACCAATTCCACATGGGCAACTGCGCCGAGAACACTGTCAAGAACCACAACATCACCCGCGAGCAGCAGGACGAGTACGCCATCCAGTCGTACCGCAACGCGCAAAAGGCTTGGGCGGACAAGGCCTTTGCTGATGAGATTGCCCCCGTCACCGTCAAGACTCGAAAGGGCGAGATTGTTGTCGACACCGACGAGGGTTTCAACGATGTCAAGTTTGACAAGGTCCCCACGCTGAAGCCCGCTTTCGTCCGCGATGGAACCGGTACTGTGACTGCGGCGAACTCGTCGACTCTCAACGATGGTGCCAGTGCCCTTGTTCTCGGCAACAAGGCTATTGCTCAACAGTATGGCTCAGGCTCCCGAGTGCTGGCCAAGATCTGTGGTTATGCCGATGCCGCCACATCGCCCATCGACTTCCCGGTTGCCCCCGCCAAGGCTGTCCCTATTGCTCTCGAGCGCGCAGGAATCACCAAGGATCAGGTCGCCATCTGGGAATTCAACGAGGCGTTCGCCAGCGTGATCCTTGCAAACTCAAAGATCCTGGGTCTTGAGGGTGCCAAGGTGAACCCTCTGGGCGGTGCTATTTCTCTAGGCCATGCCCTTGGAAGCTCTGGTTCGCGAATCCTTACCACTCTGCTTCACCAGCTTAAGCCTGGTGAGTATGGTGTCGCGGCTATCTGCaatggtggtggtgctgcaACCGCTCTTGTGGTACAGCGGATCGAGTCCGTGTAA
- a CDS encoding Cupin type-1 domain-containing protein produces MQFSAAIASAVLAFTSLASAAPHNSRRGSDGLSLTAQLTLADTAVDRFALIPDDKDFVFDFNQEQQNPGKGGQLIAANRKTFPALVGTGAGMALGRVDACGMNTLHVHPRSAELQIVTSGRLITEMVPENGVLDKDGKRRVIRTELSANMMTPFYQGSVHTQFNPDCEPATFVAAFAAEDFGTGQIADETFALSDDVIAATFGQTIAGEDIDRVRDAIPASIALGVEDCLKKCGIKKRSI; encoded by the exons ATGCAGTTCTCCGCCGCCATCGCTTCCGCCGTCCTGGCCTTCACATCCCTTGCCTCGGCTGCTCCTCATAACTCTCGACGGGGCTCCGATGGTCTCAGCCTGACTGCTCAGCTCACCCTCGCCGATAC TGCCGTTGATCGCTTCGCCCTCATCCCTGATGACAAGgactttgtctttgactTCAACCAGGAGCAACAGAACCCTGGCAAGGGTGGCCAGCTCATTGCTGCCAACCGCAAGACCTTCCCTGCTCTTGTTGGCACCGGCGCCGGCATGGCTCTCGGCCGTGTTGATG CCTGCGGCATGAACACCCTCCACGTCCACCCCCGCTCCGCCGAGCTCCAGATCGTCACCTCTGGCCGCCTCATCACCGAGATGGTGCCCGAGAACGGTgtcctcgacaaggacggcaagcgACGCGTGATCCGCACCGAGCTCTCTGCCAACATGATGACCCCCTTCTACCAGGGCTCCGTCCACACCCAGTTCAACCCCGACTGCGAGCCCGCCACCTTTGTCGCCGCCTTTGCCGCCGAGGACTTTGGCACCGGCCAGATCGCCGACGAGACCTTTGCCCTCAGCGACGATGTCATTGCTGCCACCTTTGGCCAGACCATCGCTGGCGAGGACATTGACCGTGTCCGTGATGCCATCCCCGCGAGCATCgcccttggtgttgaggactGCCTCAAGAAGTGCGGCATCAAGAAGCGCAGCATCTAA
- a CDS encoding Tr-type G domain-containing protein, whose product MIVLSLLRRGPAVRGSGRCIARQWRSRELVGLSRRAMHQAHHDAQLQNTRNIGIIAHVDAGKTTTTERMLYYSGVTQRVGDVDAGNTVTDFLELERERGITIQSAAITFNWPLHQTLPPGVHSKTINLIDTPGHQDFRFEVDRCLPILDGAVCIIDSVKGVEAHTERVWASAHEFKVPRLVYCNKLDREGASFKKAVLEIGARLKGWPLVCQIPWWEKEDFVGVIDIIDRVGYRWKSEREKTRYDFPALQEKLSSSNKDLLPEIESARQALIEGLADFDEAIMDEFLAENQNIDGAVIKKAIRRAIRSGDGTVIPVFAGSSFRHIGVEPLMDAITDYLPSPNERPSAEVRVGSVKQRLADVIENSSKSAKSTVASIASVFKVFNHPKEGVISFIRVYHGTMTKNASSFNTNMLINERPMGILQISASKTQDIHELSVGQIGALRGLKKARTGDTLITTTGGKPVAEAFRHVQIRPPEIPPPVAFLQVEPYGNVAAQQLQIALENTTREDPSLRWSRDPKTEQFTIQGMGKLHLDVSLYNMKQKYKIDADFGPIEVDYKECVTMATRPQHTVFDRPVASKPGKASCTAVLEPLEDHHRESLLESSVERDGNIYHIAIPLTGDTNSLNFDPEEARQQLLNGAIAGLARGPRRAAPIHGCHVTITLDTEPGACETPTGGHFSTVARTAVQAALRDAFEKEQIGILEPIMLAHITCPEVVAGTVQHDVTAGAGGHVLEVNDRSAETTGEDHIDVSKIYTPPDPYDSVTSLRGKKSTTRMVEIVAKVPYKEMLDYDNHLRSKTAGRHSMTMSFDSFAKVVGHREKGL is encoded by the exons ATGATTGTTCTTTCCCTCTTACGTCGCGGCCCGGCCGTCAGAGGCTCGGGCCGCTGCATTGCGCGCCAATGGCGAAGCAGGGAGCTCGTGGGCTTGTCTCGCCGGGCTATGCACCAGGCACACCATGATGCTCAGCTCCAGAATACCCGGAATATCGGCATTATTGCCCATGTTGACGCT GGCAAAACTACTACTACCGAGCGGATGCTTTATTATAGTGGCGTCACGCAACGTGTTGGAG ATGTCGATGCTGGAAATACCGTAACCGACTTTCTCGAATTGGAGCGAGAACGGGGCATCACCATTCAGTCAGCCGCCATCACCTTCAACTGGCCTCTCCACCAGACACTTCCCCCAGGCGTCCACTCCAAGACTATCAACCTTATTGACACCCCTGGCCATCAAGACTTCCGCTTCGAAGTCGATCGGTGTCTTCCCATCCTTGATGGCGCCGTCTGCATCATCGACTCAgtcaagggcgtcgaggcTCACACTGAGAGAGTGTGGGCTTCTGCTCACGAGTTCAAGGTGCCTCGTCTGGTCTATTGCAATAAGCTCGACCGTGAAGGCGCATCTTTCAAGAAGGCCGTCCTCGAGATCGGAGCCCGGCTCAAGGGATGGCCTCTCGTCTGCCAGATCCCGtggtgggagaaggaggacttTGTCGGTGTCATTGACATTATCGACCGAGTGGGATACCGCTGGAAGTCGGAACGTGAAAAGACGCGATACGACTTTCCGGCGctccaggagaagctctCTAGCTCAAACAAGGACCTTCTTCCCGAGATTGAGTCAGCGAGGCAGGCGTTGATCGAGGGTCTCGCGGATttcgacgaggccatcatggatgaGTTTCTCGCTGAGAACCAAAACATTGACGGTGCTGTAATCAAGAAAGCCATCCGACGGGCTATTCGGAGTGGCGATGGCACCGTCATTCCCGTGTTTGCCGGCTCCAGCTTCCGTCACATCGGCGTTGAGCCCCTGATGGATGCCATCACCGACTATCTACCAAGCCCAAACGAACGTCCATCAGCAGAAGTACGGGTTGGTTCAGTGAAGCAGCGCTTGGCTGATGTTATCGAAAACAGTTCCAAGTCTGCCAAGTCGACTGTTGCATCCATCGCGTCAGTCTTTAAAGTCTTCAATCACCCCAAGGAGGGCGTCATTAGTTTCATTCGAGTCTACCATGGCACAATGACCAAGAACGCCTcaagcttcaacaccaaTATGCTTATCAACGAGAGACCCATGGGCATCCTTCAGATATCAGCATCCAAGACGCAGGATATTCATGAGCTTTCGGTGGGACAGATTGGAGCCCTCAGGGGACTCAAGAAGGCCCGTACAGGCGACACACTCATCACAACGACCGGCGGCAAGCCTGTTGCTGAAGCATTCCGCCACGTTCAGATCCGACCACCCGAGATTCCACCCCCAGTCGCCTTTCTGCAAGTTGAGCCCTACGGCAATGTTGCtgctcagcagcttcagaTCGCCCTGGAAAACACGACACGAGAGGATCCCAGTCTTCGATGGAGCCGCGACCCCAAGACGGAGCAGTTCACAATCCAGGGCATGGGCAAGCTTCACCTAGACGTTTCACTCTACAACATGAAGCAAAAGTACAAGATCGATGCCGATTTTGGCCCCATCGAGGTCGACTACAAGGAGTGTGTCACAATGGCTACACGGCCTCAACACACAGTCTTTGACCGCCCCGTTGCGAGCAAGCCTGGAAAAGCGTCCTGCACAGCCGTCCTTGAACCCCTTGAGGACCATCATCGCGAGAGCTTGCTGGAATCGAGTGTTGAGCGAGACGGCAACATATACCACATCGCTATCCCTCTAACAGGCGACACCAACTCGCTCAACTTTGATCCCGAAGAGGCCCGACAACAGCTTCTCAATGGAGCCATTGCCGGTCTGGCAAGAGGGCCGCGCCGTGCAGCACCCATCCACGGATGCCACGTCACCATCACTCTTGACACGGAGCCCGGCGCCTGTGAGACTCCCACGGGAGGACACTTTAGCACTGTCGCGCGTACTGCAGTGCAAGCAGCGCTCCGTGACGCCTTTGAAAAGGAGCAAATCGGTATCCTCGAGCCCATCATGCTCGCCCACATCACCTGCCCCGAGGTTGTCGCCGGCACGGTGCAGCACGATGTGACGGCGGGCGCGGGCGGACACGTCCTCGAGGTCAACGACCGGTCAGCCGAGACGACGGGCGAGGACCACATCGATGTGTCCAAGATCTACACGCCTCCCGATCCCTATGACTCTGTCACGTCCCTGCGCGGCAAGAAGTCGACGACGCGCATGGTGGAGATTGTGGCCAAGGTGCCGTACAAGGAGATGCTTGATTACGATAATCATCTGCGGAGTAAGACGGCGGGACGACATTCCATGACCATGTCGTTTGACTCGTTTGCAAAGGTTGTCGGTCACCGAGAGAAGGGCTTGTGA
- a CDS encoding Utp21 domain-containing protein yields MPHQDIDRPLVKRQKTTAPANASKSPTNSSKIFAPFRTVGLVSPTSVPFTSIPLGKTTFQISTSVGRSIQTYDLRRGLNLVFVTRPQTPADITATLAWGKNIFAAWGGSKKGEPQGIWVFQRGKKVDELALPSDLDEPIQQILIMGTWTIAVASTRIEVFKTSSLEHYTTIYTTPANQRGNEITGGIVTMPTFLNKIFVGRKDGWVEIWNISTGKLIYTILPPSPDSGSVTCLEPSPALSLLAIAYSEGTLIITNVLTDKRVIRIEAGSSEAPVNSISFRTDGMGAGNDGRKDGVMATATAATGDVTFWDLNGGGRVMGVLRSAHNPPSYEGPTVRGGISKIEFLPGQPVVLTSGRDNSLKSWIFDETPFSPVPRILHSRSGHAGPVNCLQFLPSDFDGADAGNKWLISGGQDRSLWGWSLRRDGQSSELSQGNIRKKAKKVGILSTNALAHGPTTTLEDLKAPEITCIASSLNRDGGIGAMPGKQAIWQKSQNKKKAQDAELSGMTGWESVVTAHKNDPYARTWFWGRKRAGRWAFATGDGSNVSTVAISPCGTFALVGSESGGIDMFNLQSGTHRQRFPSRLTPAQARQLKMQQLRQADDVVQLHTETGRQFAAGTGKHTKPITGLIVDDMNKTVISCSLDGKIKFWDFLTGNLLHQIDWAPMTFPTGCRYHPSSNLLAFSCDDLSIRVVDMDTKRTIREFWGPQDAITDFCFSSDGRWIIASSKDCIIRVWDLPTSHLIDAIRLEKPCRALAMSVTGEYLAATIQDELGVTLWTNKALFKHVPTRQISEKEIGQVSLPTVSGENNEGMLEGAFEEDQDEEDDTVVAPTIEQLSSELTTLSLVPKSRWQTLLHLDLIKERNKPKEAPKAPEKAPFFLPSTTGKENILAPKQQTEAEDNGKSRITKVEKARFEEVLSSKLQAGAATGTYDEFIEHLKSLSPASADLELRSLSIGDGNEGSNELLHFIRALTARLKARRDYELTQAWMTVFLRLHFDVVMESEDLLAALSEWKEYQEKECSRLDGLVGHCSGVVTFLRNPRT; encoded by the exons ATGCCTCATCAAGATATTGACCGTCCGCTGGTCAAGCGTCAGAAGACGACGGCGCCTGCCAATGCCTCGAAATCTCCAACTAACTCTTCGAAGATCTTTGCGCCTTTCCGA ACCGTCGGCTTAGTGTCGCCTACGAGTGTTCCTTTCACATCGATCCCCCTCGGAAAGACTACCTTTCAGATCTCTACCTCGGTTGGTCGCTCCATCCAGACCTACGATCTTCGCCGcggcctcaacctcgtctttGTTACCCGGCCTCAAACCCCCGCTGACATCACTGCGACACTTGCCTGGGGCAAAAACATTTTTGCAGCATGGGGTGGATCAAAGAAGGGCGAGCCCCAAGGCATTTGGGTGTTCCAGAGGGGTAAGAAGGTTGACGAACTTGCGCTACCCTCCGACTTGGACGAACCGATCCAGCAGATTTTGATTATGGGAACATGGACTATTGCTGTTGCTTCAACGAGAATCGAGGTGTTCAAAACGTCATCTCTCGAGCACTACACCACCATCTACACGACACCCGCGAACCAACGCGGCAATGAAATTACCGGCGGCATCGTCACCATGCCCACCTTCTTGAACAAGATTTTCGTGGGTCGCAAGGATGGCTGGGTCGAAATTTGGAATATCAGCACGGGAAAGCTCATCTACACCATTCTGCCTCCGTCTCCCGACAGCGGTTCTGTTACATGCCTGGAGCCCAGCCCGGCTCTGTCACTGCTCGCCATCGCCTATTCTGAGGGAACTCTGATCATCACCAATGTTCTCACCGACAAGCGTGTCATCCGCATTGAAGCTGGTAGCTCAGAAGCGCCGGTAAACTCGATTTCCTTCCGAACCGATGGTATGGGTGCTGGTAACGATGGGCGCAAGGATGGAGTTATGGCGACAGCAACTGCTGCGACTGGAGATGTGACATTCTGGGATCTCAACGGAGGTGGTCGCGTGATGGGCGTTTTGCGCAGTGCCCATAACCCGCCTTCTTATGAGGGCCCGACTGTCCGTGGCGGCATCAGCAAGATCGAGTTCCTCCCTGGCCAGCCAGTTGTGTTGACGAGTGGCCGAGACAACTCCCTCAAGTCTTGGATCTTTGACGAAACACCCTTCTCCCCTGTGCCCCGGATTCTCCACTCCCGCAGTGGACATGCTGGCCCGGTCAACTGTCTCCAGTTCCTCCCATCTGATTTTGATGGTGCTGATGCCGGCAACAAGTGGCTGATCAGTGGTGGCCAGGATCGAAGTCTTTGGGGATGGAGTTTGCGTCGGGATGGTCAGAGTTCAGAGTTGAGTCAGGGCAACATccgcaagaaggccaagaaggtaGGCATCTTGTCAACCAATGCCCTTGCCCATGGACCCACGACGACTTTGGAGGATCTCAAGGCACCAGAGATTACTTGCATTGCGTCGTCCTTAAACCGAGACGGCGGTATTGGCGCCATGCCTGGAAAGCAGGCCATCTGGCAAAAGTCtcagaacaagaagaaggcccaggATGCGGAGCTTAGTGGTATGACGGGCTGGGAGAGCGTGGTGACAGCTCACAAGAACGACCCCTACGCTCGAACCTGGTTCTGGGGACGAAAGAGGGCAGGCAGATGGGCTTTCGCTACAGGTGATGGCTCTAACGTCTCGACCGTCGCCATCAGCCCTTGCGGCACCTTTGCTCTCGTTGGTTCCGAGTCTGGCGGCATCGACATGTTCAACCTTCAGTCGGGAACGCACCGCCAGAGGTTCCCCTCAAGATTAACCCCAGCCCAGGCAAGGCAGCTCAAGATGCAGCAACTGCGACAAGCTGACGATGTCGTTCAACTGCATACTGAAACCGGCCGTCAGTTCGCAGCGGGCACTGGAAAGCACACCAAGCCTATCACAGGTTTGATTGTTGATGACATGAACAAGACGGTGATTTCTTGCTCTCTGGACGGCAAGATCAAGTTTTGGGACTTCTTGACAGGCAACCTGCTGCACCAGATCGACTGGGCGCCGATGACTTTCCCTACGGGATGCAGATATCATCCCTCGAGCAACCTGCTTGCTTTCTCCTGCGACGACCTGTCAATCCGAGTAGTGGATATGGACACCAAGAGGACCATTCGAGAGTTCTGGGGACCTCAAGACGCCATCACTGACTTCTGTTTCTCAAGCGATGGGCGATGGATTATCGCATCCTCGAAGGATTGCATCATCCGGGTATGGGATCTCCCTACAAGCCACCTGATCGACGCGATCCGGCTCGAGAAGCCCTGCAGGGCACTTGCCATGTCAGTTACTGGCGAGTATCTGGCTGCCACGATTCAGGATGAGCTCGGCGTTACGCTCTGGACCAACAAGGCGCTATTCAAGCACGTTCCCACACGGCAGATCTCTGAAAAGGAGATTGGCCAGGTTTCTCTGCCTACGGTCTCTGGCGAGAACAACGAGGGCATGCTCGAGGGCGCATTTGAGGAGGAccaggatgaggaagacgataCTGTTGTGGCGCCTACAATTGAGCAGCTCAGCTCCGAGCTGACAACTCTGAGCTTGGTGCCCAAGAGCCGCTGGCAGACGCTGCTGCACTTggatctcatcaaggagcgcaacaagcccaaggaggcCCCCAAGGCTCCTGAGAAGGCTCccttctttttgccctcgACGACAGGCAAAGAAAACATCCTAGCGCCTAAGCAGCAGACAGAGGCGGAGGACAATGGCAAGTCACGAATCACAAAGGTCGAGAAGGCTCGGTTCGAAGAGGTGCTGAGCTCCAAGCTTCAGGCTGGAGCAGCGACTGGCACTT ACGATGAGTTCATTGAGCATCTCAAGTCTCTCTCCCCCGCGAGCGCAGATCTCGAGTTACGCTCACTTTCCATCGGCGACGGCAACGAGGGCTCGAACGAGCTGTTGCATTTCATCCGCGCTCTGACGGCTCGTCTCAAGGCCCGCCGCGACTATGAGCTGACTCAAGCGTGGATGACAGTGTTCCTGCGGCTGCACTTTGACGTGGTCATGGAGAGCGAGGACCTGCTGGCGGCGCTGAGTGAGTGGAAGGAGTATCAAGAGAAGGAGTGCAGCCGATTGGACGGCCTGGTTGGCCACTGCAGTGGTGTGGTTACCTTCTTGAGAAATCCCCGGACATAA
- a CDS encoding Sulfatase domain-containing protein, whose amino-acid sequence MPSSVSFLFAIFFVSVLVAKLLHLYIHLHSIAAIDFIVYLPTFFLQDVFVIFLGRLLLRRERTIVSFVGYCFGCFLTLISIGAASSELGFYYRTGGEVEWSDAGDYANDEGLKVLLSESHSVLVSALIIIILAWFTQGILYKLVGNLVTGLGKRIASVSRFLRGKLRPQKHVQRDPENVEPLMERDLSGDSASPSDYGRRSSSSGRSGQEKGPEERSSMRRRWCAIPSWIVTSSVLVFVGITAIVRPERPYNHMSTSLPFRILGSFKPSLGFCASKNDWPLKELIQESKWEDPQGNFKGWAPGRDSKFVKQYRDNTPKWLPDPIPHGFDKWNKTKSQDKAAPPDDSCPGTLADRGFYNPVADPMRITNLKESILGSVQEALTQNSVKIRHVALILMESMREELFPIQQGTDIHRFIMESHEESLRDDVNDRVSRLTPNFEKITGKFGNFSASNGTTYDPPAKPVWNDKTRPEYGGINVVGGLTSSSVSTKSLMAAHCGAWPMAVNMFEEAELESYQPCIPQVLNMFNTFKQNKTKAARGWLSLGSKKSEQFHDYPWHSAFFQAVTDTYDRQDMFDNKMGFKHIFTKPKLDKEAKSNPDMEEINYFGYPETDLKAHIKEYITEGLANNKRLFMSHFTSTTHHPWGVPKWFDTEKYMGKEGKRHKDFDKYLNTVRFTDMWIGELMQMFDDLGIADETLVVFVGDHGQAFKEDFSKTGTYENRHISNFRVPISFRHPNIPRIQYEANVTSISILPTLLDLLVHTGSLNEDDTAIASDLVHDYEGQSLIRPYIKSQHGRRAWNFGLINPGGGMLTITSADAPWRLAIPLKKDLEYTFTDLGQDPLELDPLDGWAIKPMIKAVKAKYGKEAADWVREADAVAHWWTIERNRLWGYNRSDD is encoded by the exons ATGCCTTCTTCAGTATCCTTTCTTTTTGCAATCTTTTTTGTATCAGTACTCGTTGCCAAGCTGCTGCATCTGTACATTCACCTGCACTCCATTGCTGCCATCGACTTCATTGTCTACCTACCAACCTTTTTCCTGCAAGATGTCTTCGTAATTttccttggccgtctcctGCTGCGGAGGGAACGGACAATCGTCTCTTTTGTTGGCTACTGCTTCGGATGTTTCTTAAC CTTGATTTCCATCGGCGCTGCATCATCAGAGCTTGGGTTTTACTACAGGACGGGCGGCGAAGTTGAGTGGAGCGATGCAGGGGACTACGCCAACGACGAAGGCCTCAAAGTCCTGCTCAGCGAGAGCCACAGCGTTCTTGTTTCTGCATTAATCATTATTATTCTTGCATGGTTCACGCAGGGCATTCTCTACAAGCTCGTCGGTAACCTTGTAACTGGATTGGGGAAGCGCATCGCTTCAG TCTCCAGGTTTCTCAGAGGAAAGCTTCGCCCGCAAAAACATGTTCAGCGCGATCCCGAGAATGTCGAACCGTTGATGGAGCGCGATCTTTCCGGAGATTCCGCCTCCCCGTCTGACTATGGTCGAAGGTCATCCAGCTCCGGCCGCAGTGGGCAAGAGAAGGGTCCGGAAGAGCGCTCTTCAATGCGACGGAGATGGTGCGCTATCCCTTCTTGGATCGTCACATCGTCTGTCTTGGTTTTTGTTGGCATCACGGCCATTGTCCGCCCTGAGAGGCCATACAACCATATGTCGACAAGTCTGCCCTTCCGAATTCTCGGTTCATTCAAGCCGAGTCTCGGATTCTGCGCATCCAAGAATGACTGGCCCTTGAAGGAACTCATCCAGGAGTCCAAGTGGGAAGATCCTCAGGGCAACTTCAAGGGTTGGGCTCCTGGCAGGGATAGCAAATTCGTCAAACAGTACAGAGATAACACTCCCAAGTGGCTGCCCGATCCAATCCCCCACGGGTTTGACAAGTGGAATAAGACAAAATCGCAGGACAAGGCCGCTCCCCCCGACGATTCGTGCCCCGGCACGCTCGCAGACCGAGGCTTCTATAACCCCGTTGCCGACCCAATGCGGATTACCAACCTTAAGGAGAGTATCCTAGGTTCGGTGCAAGAGGCCCTCACACAAAACTCTGTCAAGATTCGACATGTTGCTCTCATTTTGATGGAGAGCATGCGCGAAGAGCTCTTCCCTATCCAGCAAGGCACCGACATTCACAGGTTCATCATGGAATCGCACGAGGAATCACTTCGAGATGATGTCAACGACCGAGTTTCCCGCTTGACACCAAACTTTGAGAAGATTACAGGCAAATTTGGCAACTTTAGTGCCAGCAACGGCACCACCTACGACCCTCCTGCGAAGCCGGTGTGGAACGACAAGACGAGGCCTGAGTATGGTGGTATCAACGTTGTCGGAGGCCTCACGAGCAGCAGTGTCTCGACAAAGAGTCTCATGGCAGCTCACTGTGGCGCTTGGCCCATGGCGGTAAACATGttcgaggaggccgagctcgAGAGCTATCAGCCTTGCATTCCTCAGGTCCTCAATATGTTTAACACATTCAAGCAAAACAAGACTAAGGCAGCCAGAGGCTGGCTGTCACTGGGGTCAAAGAAGAGTGAACAGTTTCACGATTACCCATGGCACtctgccttcttccaggcTGTTACGGACACATACGATAGGCAGGACATGTTCGACAACAAGATGGGATTCAAGCACATCTTTACGAAGcccaagctcgacaaggaggccaagagcaATCCCGACATGGAAGAGATTAACTATTTTGGTTATCCCGAGACGGATCTGAAGGCGCACATCAAGGAGTACATCACCGAGGGGCTTGCCAACAACAAGCGCCTCTTCATGTCACATTTTACCAGCACAACTCACCATCCCTGGGGTGTCCCCAAGTGGTTCGACACCGAGAAGTATATgggcaaggagggcaagcGCCACAAGGACTTTGACAAGTACCTCAACACGGTTAGGTTCACCGACATGTGGATAGGCGAGCTCATGCAGATGTTCGACGATCTCGGAATTGCCGACGAGACTCTTGTTGTCTTTGTCGGCGACCACGGACAAGCCTTCAAAGAAGATTTCTCCAAGACGGGTACCTACGAGAACCGCCACATCAGCAACTTCCGAGTCCCCATCTCATTCCGACACCCCAATATCCCTCGCATTCAGTACGAAGCGAACGTAACCTCGATCTCGATTCTACCgaccctccttgatctccttgtccACACAGGATCCCTTAATGAGGACGACACGGCGATTGCGTCCGATTTAGTCCATGATTACGAGGGTCAATCACTGATCCGACCATATATCAAGTCTCAACACGGTCGCCGTGCCTGGAACTTTGGGCTCATCAACCCTGGCGGTGGTATGCTCACAATCACATCGGCAGACGCACCCTGGAGACTGGCGATCCCGTTGAAAAAGGATCTCGAATACACATTTACCGACCTGGGGCAGGATCCGCTAGAGTTGGATCCTCTGGACGGGTGGGCTATCAAGCCCATGATCAAGGCGGTTAAGGCCAAGTACGGCAAAGAAGCGGCCGACTGGGTTCGTGAAGCCGATGCAGTGGCTCACTGGTGGACTATAGAGAGAAACCGGCTTTGGGGATACAATCGATCTGACGACTGA